A stretch of the Frankiaceae bacterium genome encodes the following:
- a CDS encoding sugar phosphate isomerase/epimerase translates to MVVHVPSAKVALSTASTYPESTAAAFEIAARLGYDGVEVMVWTDPVSQDVDALRRLSDYHQIPILAVHAPCLLITQRVWGTDPWAKLERARTVGETLGAKTVVVHPPFRWQRDYARDFVAGIDRMAGETDVRFAVENMFPLRARGRAVVPYAPDWDVTLDEYRHTTLDLSHTSVSQSDAIAMARDMGDRLVHVHLADGMGTPRDEHLIPGRGTQPCAELLEQLARTSFEGTIVVEVNTRRAESRADREADLAEALAYTRLHLASAPMPVD, encoded by the coding sequence ATGGTCGTCCACGTGCCGTCGGCGAAGGTCGCGCTGTCCACGGCGTCGACCTACCCGGAGAGCACGGCGGCGGCGTTCGAGATCGCGGCCCGCCTGGGCTACGACGGGGTCGAGGTCATGGTCTGGACCGACCCGGTCAGCCAGGACGTCGACGCGCTGCGGCGGCTCTCGGACTACCACCAGATCCCGATCCTCGCGGTGCACGCGCCGTGCCTGCTCATCACGCAGCGCGTGTGGGGCACCGACCCGTGGGCGAAGCTCGAACGCGCTCGTACGGTCGGCGAGACGCTCGGCGCGAAGACCGTCGTCGTGCACCCGCCGTTCCGCTGGCAGCGCGACTACGCGCGCGACTTCGTCGCCGGCATCGACCGGATGGCCGGCGAGACCGACGTACGGTTCGCGGTCGAGAACATGTTCCCGCTGCGTGCCCGCGGGCGGGCCGTGGTGCCGTACGCCCCCGACTGGGACGTCACGCTCGACGAGTACCGGCACACGACGCTCGACCTGTCGCACACGTCCGTCTCCCAGAGCGACGCGATCGCCATGGCGCGCGACATGGGGGACCGGCTCGTGCACGTCCACCTCGCCGACGGCATGGGCACGCCGCGCGACGAGCACCTCATCCCCGGCCGCGGTACGCAGCCCTGCGCGGAGTTGCTCGAGCAGCTCGCCAGGACGTCGTTCGAGGGCACGATCGTCGTGGAGGTCAACACCCGCCGCGCCGAGTCGCGCGCGGACCGCGAGGCGGACCTCGCCGAGGCGCTGGCGTACACGAGGCTGCACCTCGCGTCCGCGCCGATGCCCGTCGACTGA
- a CDS encoding phosphoglyceromutase — protein sequence MSTLVLLRHGQSTWNQENRFTGWVDVDLTAQGEEEARRGGVLLREAGIEPDVLHTSLQRRAIRTATLALEQTDRLWIPVRRSWRLNERHYGALQGKDKTQVREEFGDEQFMLWRRSYDTPPPPVDLADDNHPANDPRYADLPPDVLPATECLKDVLERMLPYWADAIVPDLRAGRTVLVAAHGNSLRALVKHLDGMSDDAIVGLNVPTGIPLRYVLDDALRPTAQVDPEFGVSGTYLDADAARTAIAGVASQGKH from the coding sequence ATGAGCACGCTCGTACTGCTGCGGCACGGCCAGAGCACCTGGAACCAGGAGAACAGGTTCACCGGCTGGGTCGACGTCGACCTCACCGCGCAAGGTGAGGAGGAGGCGCGCCGCGGCGGCGTCCTGCTCCGCGAAGCCGGCATCGAGCCGGACGTGCTGCACACGTCGTTGCAGCGCCGCGCGATCCGTACCGCGACGCTCGCGCTGGAGCAGACCGACCGGCTCTGGATCCCCGTACGCCGCTCCTGGCGGCTCAACGAGCGCCACTACGGCGCCCTGCAGGGGAAGGACAAGACGCAGGTGCGCGAGGAGTTCGGGGACGAGCAGTTCATGCTGTGGCGGCGGTCGTACGACACCCCGCCGCCCCCTGTCGACCTGGCCGACGACAACCACCCCGCCAACGACCCGCGTTACGCCGACCTGCCCCCCGACGTGCTGCCCGCGACCGAGTGCCTGAAGGACGTACTCGAACGCATGCTGCCGTACTGGGCCGACGCGATCGTGCCCGACCTGCGCGCGGGTCGTACCGTCCTCGTCGCCGCGCACGGCAACAGCCTGCGCGCGCTCGTGAAGCACCTCGACGGCATGTCCGACGACGCGATCGTCGGCCTCAACGTGCCCACCGGCATCCCGCTGCGCTACGTCCTCGACGACGCGCTGCGGCCGACGGCACAGGTCGATCCGGAGTTCGGCGTCAGCGGGACGTACCTCGACGCCGACGCCGCGCGCACCGCGATCGCCGGGGTGGCGAGCCAGGGCAAGCACTGA